From Gopherus flavomarginatus isolate rGopFla2 chromosome 7, rGopFla2.mat.asm, whole genome shotgun sequence, the proteins below share one genomic window:
- the LOC127056030 gene encoding vitamin D3 hydroxylase-associated protein-like produces MCCSWLGDGGALAAGKACLAMIPEKMQQLLPEVELDPSVISVLLCSSTVAFLVLKWMVKKLVQHRMREARRNRVRALGQMEEVVQQFKQKNPEIQASHILSLPLVELVKKLKEDSLSPESVLYTYMDKALEVNRDVNCVTDFIQECVHLLQEVKTQREKGLLYGVPVSIKDSIGYEGHVSTCGLGQYLGYPEREDSVLVKVLKKQGAIPFVKTNISQCLINYDCSNLIFGQTVNPLNHKKSPGGSSGGEGALIAGGGSVLGFGTDIGGSIRLPSSFCGLCGLKPTGNRLSGPVSYVQTVTGMVGPMARDVDSLALCMRALLCDDMFHLDPTVPPLPFNEEVYSSSTPLRIGYYDTDGYFLLPPCMRRAVHETRTLLQEAGHTLIPFVPPRIDYVMNELFMKGLFADGGAALLEKFELDSVDPNSCSQINCYRLPFLLKKILAFLTKPLFPRFSSYLNALCGVWSPKEFSELHAALMIYQQEFLSRWRNLDLDVILCPVLGPAFTLGYPGRLIAAVSSTMLYNVLNFPAGVVPVTTVTEADEENLKHYTGHYSDPWDRRLRQAVEGAMGLPVAVQCVALPWQEELCLRFMKEVETLAQGQKKQTEDNLQRGRAQADVARDLQNDVHTEGQSDVQAQASRTTVQTNILMDVQRTLAQTDLVADVQTDVQKPGSQTDLLADVQLQGCPQSSGPDMQPDVQTQLTQPDVQRQLTEPDVQPDVQTQPSQPDMQLDVQTQLTQPDMQPDVQTQPTQPDIEIQPAQPDVQTLPSQSDVQTQPTQPDIETQPSHPDMQPDVPTV; encoded by the exons ATGTGCTGCTCCTGGCtcggagatggg ggtGCCCTGGCCGCCGGCAAGGCCTGTCTCGCTATGATCCCTGAGAagatgcagcagctgctgccagaggtgGAGCTGGATCCCAGCGTTATCTCCGTCCTGCTCTGCAGCTCCACCGTGGCCTTCCTGGTGCTCAAGTGGATGGTGAAGAAGCTGGTGCAGCACAGGATGCGGGAGGCAAGGAGGAACCGAGTGCGCGCCCTGGGCCAGATGGAAGAAGTTGTCCAGCAGTTCAAACAAAAG AACCCAGAGATACAGGCCAGTCACATCCTCTCTCTGCCACTTGTTGAGCTGGTCAAGAAACTGAAGGAAGATTCCCTGTCACCAGAGAGCGTCCTCTACACGTACATGGACAAG GCCTTAGAGGTGAACCGGGACGTGAACTGTGTGACGGATTTTATTCAAGAGTGTGTGCACCTGCTCCAGGAAGTGAAGACGCAAAGGGAGAAAGGGTTGTTGTATGGAGTTCCAGTCAGTATCAAGGATTCCATTGGATACGAG GGTCACGTGTCCACCTGTGGCTTGGGACAGTACCTCGGCTACCCGGAGCGAGAGGACAGCGTCTTAGTGAAGGTGCTGAAGAAGCAGGGGGCCATTCCGTTTGTGAAAACCAACATCTCCCAATGCTTGATCAA CTACGACTGCAGCAACTTGATCTTTGGTCAGACGGTGAATCCGCTGAACCACAAGAAAAGCCCTGGTGGCTCCTCCGGAGGGGAAGGGGCGCTAATCGCTGGAGGAGGGTCCGTCCTGGGCTTTGGGACAGATATAGGTGGGAGCATCCGCCTGCCGTCCAGCTTCTGCGGGCTGTGCGGGCTCAAGCCGACGGGCAACAGGCTGAG CGGCCCTGTCAGTTACGTCCAAACAG TTACAGGAATGGTCGGGCCAATGGCGAGGGACGTGGACAGCCTGGCTCTGTGCATGAGAGCGCTCCTGTGTGACGACATGTTCCACCTGGACCCCACCGTGCCACCCCTGCCTTTCAACGAGGAG GTGTACTCCAGTTCCACCCCTCTTCGGATCGGGTACTATGACACAGACGGCTATTTCCTGCTACCTCCTTGCATGAGACGGGCTGTGCATGAAACCAGGACGTTGCTGCAGGAGGCTGGACACACG CTGATCCCGTTCGTCCCCCCACGGATCGACTACGTCATGAACGAGCTCTTCATGAAGGGCCTGTTTGCCGATGGCGGCGCTGCTTTGCTTGAGAAATT TGAACTGGACAGTGTGGATCCCAACTCCTGCTCCCAGATCAATTGCTACAGACTCCCCTTTCTCCTGAAGAAGATTCTGGCTTTCCTCACCAAACCCTTG TTCCCTCGATTCTCCAGTTATTTGAATGCACTGTGTGGAGTGTG GTCGCCGAAAGAATTCTCGGAGCTGCATGCTGCATTGATG ATATACCAACAGGAATTCCTCTCCAGATGGAGAAACCTGGATCTGGATGTCATCCTGTGTCCTGTGTTAGGCCCTGCCTTCACCCTGGGGTATCCTGGGAGACTTATTG CTGCTGTTTCCTCTACCATGTTGTACAACGTCTTAAACTTCCCTGCTGGGGTTGTGCCGGTCACCACCGTTACGGAGGCTGATGAGGAAAATCTGAAGCATTACACAGGGCACTACAGTGACCCCTGGGATAGGAGATTGAGACAG gctgTGGAAGGAGCCAtggggctgcccgtggcggtgcaATGCGTGGCTCTGCCGTGGCAGGAGGAGCTGTGCCTTCGGTTCATGAAGGAGGTGGAGACACTGGCCCAGGGGCAGAAAAAGCAAACTGAGGATAACTTACAGCGTGGAAGAGCCCAGGCTGATGTGGCAAGAGATCTGCAGAATGATGTGCATACAGAGGGGCAAAGTGATGTGCAAGCGCAAGCATCCCGCACGACCGTGCAAACGAACATACTAATGGATGTGCAAAGAACACTAGCTCAGACTGATCTGGTTGCTGACGTGCAAACGGATGTGCAAAAACCAGGATCTCAAACTGATTTGTTAGCTGACGTGCAACTGCAGGGGTGCCCACAGTCCTCTGGCCCTGACATGCAACCGGACGTGCAAACACAACTAACCCAACCTGACGTGCAAAGACAACTAACCGAACCTGATGTGCAACCTGACGTGCAAACACAGCCTTCCCAACCTGACATGCAACTTGATGTGCAAACACAACTCACCCAGCCTGACATGCAACCTGACGTGCAAACACAACCAACCCAACCTGACATTGAAATACAACCAGCCCAGCCTGATGTGCAAACACTGCCTTCCCAATCTGATGTGCAGACCCAACCAACCCAACCTGACATTGAAACACAACCATCCCACCCTGACATGCAACCTGATGTGCCAACTGTCTAA